Proteins encoded within one genomic window of Phycisphaerae bacterium:
- a CDS encoding nucleoside hydrolase codes for MATPVLIDTDMGVDDAVAVALALRSDAIDLVGVASVEGNVPLAQATVNVARLLTALRLHKWPPIARGLAQVAPGLEYSAHVHGPDGMGNLDLATPEAFAPCGYVELYRQLIGQYGKSLAILAIGPLTNLAALVREKPDLLVGAGQIIIMGGAVWCPGNVTQDAEFNFYRDPAAAATVLSAGLPVTVVPLDVTRQVQMDESHVARLSRSRSSTAELLARMIRFPMEQCVDGGRGTFFVHDALALGVLIWPSLFMRARMGLDVTTDGKQAGRVRPTVGKDKSRQVGVVISVNVVDFLENLLEQLCQERFVV; via the coding sequence ATGGCAACCCCGGTACTGATCGACACGGACATGGGGGTGGACGACGCGGTAGCAGTCGCACTGGCCCTCCGCTCGGACGCCATCGACCTCGTGGGCGTGGCCAGCGTTGAGGGCAACGTGCCGCTGGCCCAGGCCACGGTCAACGTGGCGCGGCTGTTGACCGCCTTGAGATTGCACAAGTGGCCCCCGATCGCCCGCGGACTGGCCCAGGTCGCCCCCGGTCTGGAGTACTCCGCCCACGTCCATGGTCCGGATGGCATGGGCAACCTGGATCTCGCCACCCCCGAGGCGTTTGCGCCCTGTGGCTATGTCGAGCTGTACAGGCAACTCATCGGCCAATACGGCAAGTCCCTGGCCATCCTCGCCATCGGGCCGCTGACGAACCTGGCTGCCCTGGTGCGGGAGAAACCGGACCTCCTGGTCGGGGCCGGTCAGATCATCATCATGGGCGGCGCGGTCTGGTGTCCCGGCAATGTGACCCAGGATGCGGAGTTCAACTTCTATCGCGACCCGGCAGCCGCGGCCACCGTGCTATCGGCCGGTCTGCCGGTGACGGTCGTCCCCCTCGATGTGACCCGGCAGGTCCAGATGGATGAATCCCATGTGGCCCGGCTGTCGCGAAGCCGGTCAAGCACCGCGGAGTTGCTCGCGCGCATGATCCGCTTTCCAATGGAGCAATGTGTCGACGGCGGACGAGGGACGTTCTTCGTGCACGACGCCCTGGCCCTGGGGGTGCTGATCTGGCCGTCGCTGTTCATGCGGGCACGCATGGGCTTGGACGTCACCACGGACGGCAAGCAGGCGGGACGCGTGCGCCCGACCGTCGGCAAAGACAAAAGCCGACAAGTTGGCGTGGTCATCTCCGTCAATGTCGTGGACTTCCTCGAAAACCTGCTGGAGCAGCTCTGCCAGGAGCGGTTCGTCGTCTGA